A single genomic interval of Metamycoplasma salivarium harbors:
- a CDS encoding YitT family protein, which produces MNNKNKVEPNDNLNELEFDDDSKDIELEKLAMGKYHLKNLVQPKTRKEQFNYLVNRYWKRVIIVFLASIIFSFGFVGFLSRANTIPSGLTGLPSLIVLIFEKRNVDLKVWFALIYFAFNIPLLLGFGFKTKKSFIFFVSLFLVFQAITYAIFSIPSVENWIYHTFNVAPGWNKYLYLQDPMTHALTKIENPVTWPILVNAAIGSTLIGIAIALTWKCGGSTGGTDIIVYYLATKVKKNLAFIMTIVSFVSAIVFLIIFGFAAPHSATYTNIQNVLDVNGNPIMKGHIPVVTGNLSKDAHRIIIGLREFGAFIYIAATSIVVKMIYPKYAKVHLQISCQKHSLILKYFKAINYWHAYTIRTVESGYSGNKIYIIETVMLLLESKNIILDIKKLAPHSFILVKPVSSVVGKFTTQYVEK; this is translated from the coding sequence ATGAACAACAAAAATAAGGTTGAACCAAATGATAATTTAAATGAATTAGAATTTGATGATGATAGTAAAGATATTGAACTTGAAAAATTGGCGATGGGTAAATACCATTTAAAAAATTTAGTACAACCAAAAACTAGAAAAGAACAATTTAACTATTTAGTTAATCGCTATTGAAAGAGAGTAATTATAGTTTTTTTGGCTTCAATTATTTTTAGCTTTGGTTTTGTTGGATTTTTATCAAGAGCTAACACAATTCCTAGTGGACTAACCGGGTTACCTAGTTTGATAGTTTTAATTTTTGAAAAACGTAATGTCGATTTGAAGGTGTGATTTGCACTAATTTATTTTGCTTTCAATATTCCTTTGCTTTTAGGTTTTGGATTTAAAACTAAAAAATCATTTATTTTCTTTGTTAGTTTATTTTTAGTTTTTCAAGCAATAACTTATGCAATTTTTTCAATTCCAAGTGTTGAAAATTGAATTTATCATACATTTAATGTTGCTCCTGGTTGAAATAAATATTTATATTTACAAGATCCGATGACACATGCATTAACCAAAATTGAAAATCCTGTGACTTGACCTATTTTAGTTAATGCTGCCATTGGTTCTACTTTGATAGGAATTGCAATTGCATTAACTTGAAAATGTGGGGGTTCTACTGGTGGAACTGATATTATTGTTTATTATTTAGCTACAAAAGTTAAAAAGAATTTAGCTTTTATTATGACAATAGTTTCTTTTGTTTCGGCTATAGTTTTCTTAATAATTTTCGGTTTCGCAGCACCTCATAGTGCGACCTATACTAATATTCAAAATGTTTTAGATGTTAATGGTAATCCGATAATGAAAGGCCATATTCCAGTTGTTACTGGCAATTTGAGCAAAGATGCACATAGAATAATTATTGGGCTTAGAGAATTTGGAGCATTTATTTATATTGCAGCAACAAGCATTGTTGTCAAAATGATTTATCCTAAATATGCAAAAGTACATTTACAAATTTCATGTCAAAAACATTCACTAATTTTAAAATATTTCAAAGCTATAAATTATTGACATGCTTATACTATTAGAACTGTTGAAAGTGGATATTCAGGTAATAAAATTTATATTATTGAAACAGTAATGTTACTACTTGAATCAAAAAATATTATTTTAGATATTAAAAAATTAGCTCCACATTCATTTATTTTAGTTAAACCTGTAAGTTCTGTAGTTGGTAAATTTACAACTCAATATGTTGAAAAATAA
- the rsmI gene encoding 16S rRNA (cytidine(1402)-2'-O)-methyltransferase codes for MNNELILNIVGTPIGNLEDISLRAIKTLSESDVIFCEDTRVTHKLLKLLNIEFKGNLIRCDNFNEKTMSNKAIEYIKEGKIVSLVSDAGMPLISDPGFELVKKAKENSIFINVIAGPMAFSHALIKANFSSKFTFLGFLPEKSIQRQNFLKQLLPFTYVCYVSPHKLINVLEDFKIVFDKNIKLYLIKELTKLYETSWEGNPYEVLDMLKKQDVKGEFTLVFEIPKLVHTKVNKYKKIS; via the coding sequence ATGAATAATGAACTTATTTTAAATATTGTTGGAACTCCAATTGGTAATTTAGAAGACATATCACTAAGGGCAATTAAAACATTATCAGAATCAGATGTTATTTTTTGTGAAGATACAAGAGTTACTCATAAATTATTAAAATTATTAAATATCGAATTTAAAGGTAATCTAATAAGATGTGACAATTTTAATGAAAAAACTATGTCAAATAAAGCTATTGAATATATTAAGGAAGGAAAAATAGTTTCTTTAGTATCTGACGCTGGAATGCCTTTAATTTCAGATCCTGGATTTGAACTTGTAAAAAAAGCAAAAGAAAATAGCATTTTTATTAATGTTATTGCAGGGCCAATGGCATTTTCTCACGCCCTTATTAAAGCTAATTTTTCTTCAAAATTCACTTTTTTAGGTTTTTTACCTGAAAAATCAATTCAAAGACAAAACTTTTTAAAACAATTATTACCATTTACATATGTTTGCTATGTTTCTCCACATAAATTAATTAACGTTTTAGAAGATTTTAAAATTGTGTTTGACAAAAACATCAAACTTTATTTAATTAAAGAACTTACAAAATTGTATGAAACTTCATGAGAAGGAAATCCTTATGAAGTTTTAGATATGCTAAAAAAACAAGATGTTAAAGGAGAATTTACTTTAGTTTTTGAAATTCCTAAATTAGTTCATACTAAGGTAAACAAATACAAAAAAATATCATAG
- a CDS encoding endonuclease: MNRKKKFMQKRYTKNLWNMFILPTISILPTFALQSCGDNNSNIDNEKYYTSIKLKNNVNLASLTKDDFIFENLDAKYEIVDFSAKYDDTNKKITIEFKIRGQISQKILKTVVEIIPYANPNKQNIIYDATNNYYASAQGLRGMLLFEELYKLQKSKTSGVGSYTDLYKTYETAFVDKYFEKNNTVLDVYSENPYGQDPYEFKFGEYDGKGGHARDNRLKGKEGWMYNREHMIPQSWFNDDQRIRCDAHFVWPTDKMVNQWRSNNPHYEITNGKTSQNGTKWNSSYCEPIDYFKGDIARAYFYFQLTYNNKGLSNNGSYVFKNVFPFFQENFLKTYQKWANNDSVDIIEIDRNNAIAKAQGGIRNPFIDYPNLPSLIWGNGTETFQNLGVAKTIK, encoded by the coding sequence ATGAATAGAAAGAAAAAATTTATGCAAAAAAGATACACCAAAAATTTATGAAATATGTTTATATTACCAACAATTAGCATTTTGCCAACTTTTGCTTTGCAAAGTTGTGGTGATAATAATTCTAATATAGATAATGAAAAATATTACACTAGCATCAAATTAAAAAACAATGTTAATTTAGCCTCACTAACTAAAGATGATTTTATCTTTGAAAATCTTGATGCAAAATATGAAATTGTTGATTTTTCTGCAAAATATGATGATACAAATAAGAAAATCACCATTGAATTTAAAATTAGAGGTCAAATTTCACAAAAGATTTTAAAAACGGTAGTTGAAATAATTCCTTATGCTAATCCTAACAAACAAAATATTATTTATGATGCAACCAATAACTATTATGCGTCTGCGCAAGGTTTAAGAGGAATGCTATTATTTGAAGAGCTATATAAATTGCAAAAATCTAAAACGAGTGGTGTTGGTTCATATACCGATTTATATAAAACTTATGAAACTGCATTTGTCGATAAATATTTCGAAAAAAATAACACCGTTTTAGACGTTTATTCAGAAAATCCTTATGGTCAAGATCCATATGAATTTAAATTTGGTGAATATGATGGAAAGGGAGGACATGCAAGAGATAATCGTTTAAAGGGCAAAGAGGGATGAATGTACAATAGAGAACATATGATTCCTCAATCATGGTTTAATGATGATCAAAGAATAAGATGTGATGCACACTTTGTATGACCTACCGACAAAATGGTTAATCAATGAAGAAGCAATAACCCTCATTATGAAATAACTAATGGTAAAACTTCTCAAAATGGGACAAAATGAAATAGTTCATATTGTGAACCGATTGATTATTTTAAAGGCGATATTGCACGTGCTTATTTCTATTTTCAATTAACATACAATAATAAAGGTTTATCTAATAATGGTAGTTATGTTTTTAAAAATGTTTTTCCTTTTTTTCAAGAAAACTTTTTAAAAACATATCAAAAATGAGCAAATAATGATTCAGTTGATATTATTGAAATCGATCGAAATAATGCTATCGCAAAAGCGCAAGGTGGTATAAGAAACCCATTTATTGATTATCCAAATTTACCTTCTTTAATTTGGGGCAATGGTACTGAAACTTTTCAAAATCTCGGGGTTGCAAAAACAATAAAATAA
- a CDS encoding thymidine kinase yields MYKTFNNGMIEIITGPMFSGKSEELLRRLRTLEYAKFTSLVIKPDFDTRFSNKKIVSRAGNEHITHTIKDIEEIYDLLKEKNYNAILIDEAHFFSNKLVDVANELANKGYLVIVAGLDLNFKMQPFENIAHLMALAERVTKLQAVCMVCQHAASTSFRKVKVDEVNFLGDHSEYEARCRKCYLKGEAEKAKIK; encoded by the coding sequence ATGTATAAAACTTTTAATAATGGAATGATTGAAATAATAACCGGGCCTATGTTTTCGGGTAAAAGTGAAGAACTTTTAAGGAGACTTAGAACCTTAGAATATGCTAAATTTACAAGTTTAGTGATTAAACCTGATTTTGATACAAGATTTTCAAATAAAAAAATTGTTAGCCGTGCTGGTAATGAACACATCACACACACAATCAAAGATATTGAAGAAATATATGACTTACTAAAAGAAAAAAATTACAATGCTATTTTAATTGATGAGGCACACTTTTTTTCAAATAAATTAGTAGATGTTGCAAATGAATTGGCTAATAAAGGTTATTTAGTAATTGTTGCAGGTCTTGATTTGAATTTTAAAATGCAACCTTTTGAAAATATTGCCCATTTAATGGCATTAGCTGAAAGAGTTACAAAATTACAAGCAGTTTGTATGGTTTGCCAACACGCTGCTTCTACTAGCTTTAGAAAAGTCAAAGTTGATGAAGTTAACTTTTTAGGAGATCATTCTGAATATGAAGCTAGATGTCGTAAATGTTATTTGAAAGGCGAAGCAGAAAAAGCAAAAATAAAATAA
- the tmk gene encoding dTMP kinase: MNKLNGKFVTFEGMDTAGKTTIMKMLKDYIETLPTKNNYVFTREPGSTYSREAEKIRTLILDKDNNFPTIVDALLFAAGRRLNLENAVWPALKENKIVFSDRYWISSFVYQGILGDAGYDNVKTINLIATNSTAPDFIVFFDLEPKIVLKRLANLRNETDRLEHFDLDYYVKLRKAYLNVLQEYKQKVAIIDSSKTLEEMFQDLLKILKERELI; this comes from the coding sequence ATGAACAAACTAAATGGTAAATTTGTTACTTTTGAAGGTATGGATACTGCCGGGAAAACAACAATTATGAAGATGTTAAAGGATTATATTGAAACTCTTCCAACAAAAAATAATTATGTTTTTACAAGAGAACCCGGTTCTACATATTCAAGAGAAGCTGAAAAAATAAGAACATTAATTTTAGATAAAGATAATAATTTTCCAACAATTGTTGATGCTTTATTATTTGCAGCTGGTAGAAGGCTAAATTTAGAAAATGCAGTTTGACCCGCATTAAAAGAAAACAAAATCGTTTTTTCAGATCGTTATTGAATTTCTTCATTCGTTTATCAAGGAATTTTAGGGGATGCGGGATATGATAATGTTAAAACAATAAATTTAATTGCTACAAATAGTACTGCTCCTGATTTTATTGTTTTCTTTGATTTAGAACCTAAAATAGTTTTGAAAAGGTTAGCAAATTTAAGAAATGAAACTGACCGCTTAGAACATTTTGATTTAGATTATTATGTTAAATTAAGAAAAGCATATTTAAATGTTTTACAAGAATATAAACAAAAGGTTGCTATTATTGACTCTTCAAAAACATTAGAAGAAATGTTTCAAGATTTACTTAAAATTTTAAAAGAGAGAGAATTAATTTAA
- a CDS encoding YgjP-like metallopeptidase domain-containing protein, translating into MQEKIHYFQVNNKLVPVQVIFDAKNNEMEMQKIRGFYILRISYENFNQNLDKVNDYVQKFIGGKAESSSWMSPGINLENRYFYFLSKRIYFQYSNFNKEISFEINDGKTFLACKNETKIGKTLHDWLQNELLKIVSEMINSNFLKFFLTENNLKNMQINIKHSKSYWGRNKAIDFNTKTYGLDFNIDLIMFDEKLIESVVFHELTHCIYRNHSKQFWNHLTNILPDIKLRNWYLNHKKFKYKTKNETNM; encoded by the coding sequence ATGCAAGAAAAAATTCATTATTTTCAAGTTAATAATAAATTAGTACCCGTTCAGGTCATTTTTGATGCTAAAAATAATGAGATGGAAATGCAAAAAATAAGAGGTTTTTACATTTTAAGAATTTCTTATGAAAATTTCAATCAGAATTTAGACAAAGTTAATGATTATGTTCAAAAATTTATTGGTGGAAAAGCAGAATCTAGTTCATGAATGTCTCCAGGAATAAATTTAGAAAATAGATATTTTTACTTTTTAAGTAAAAGAATTTATTTTCAATACTCTAATTTTAATAAGGAAATTAGTTTTGAAATTAATGATGGCAAAACTTTTTTAGCTTGCAAAAATGAAACTAAAATTGGCAAAACACTTCATGATTGACTACAAAATGAACTTTTAAAAATTGTTTCAGAAATGATCAATTCAAATTTTTTAAAATTCTTTTTAACTGAAAACAACTTAAAAAATATGCAAATCAATATTAAACATTCTAAATCATATTGAGGTAGAAATAAAGCTATTGATTTTAATACAAAAACATATGGGCTAGATTTTAATATTGATTTAATAATGTTTGATGAAAAATTAATTGAAAGTGTTGTTTTTCACGAATTAACACATTGTATTTATAGAAATCATTCTAAACAGTTTTGAAATCATTTAACAAACATATTGCCTGATATAAAATTAAGAAATTGATATTTAAATCACAAAAAATTTAAGTATAAAACTAAAAATGAAACCAATATGTAG
- the rpsT gene encoding 30S ribosomal protein S20, with protein MANIKSKQKAILYNQKANTRNRAIESTVKTAIKKAKKAAETKDQNTQKYVEAAHHEIDKAVSKGVLHQNNGARKASRLDAFVAKNK; from the coding sequence ATGGCAAACATTAAATCAAAACAAAAAGCAATTTTATACAATCAAAAAGCTAATACACGTAACAGAGCAATTGAATCTACAGTTAAAACAGCAATTAAAAAAGCTAAAAAAGCTGCTGAAACTAAAGATCAAAACACTCAAAAATATGTTGAAGCTGCACATCATGAAATTGACAAGGCTGTTTCAAAAGGTGTTTTACACCAAAATAATGGTGCAAGAAAAGCTAGTCGTCTAGATGCTTTTGTAGCAAAAAATAAATAA
- a CDS encoding toprim domain-containing protein translates to MTKEILEKLNTKLKHTTNLTKKQTEKLIEFCIKTNLNDLNEIYELIVLLKQKMKHCAKCKRLQDLDVCEICNNNTRENKILLVSKDSDIDKFEALGIYKGKYFVFSSIYQLKKNNDLFYEEFNDLIKLIDKNTEVIFALPFSLEGQLTMEYIKKLLIEKFPTIFIYQLSIGLPINASVEYADPITLKQSLLNKQKM, encoded by the coding sequence ATGACCAAAGAAATATTAGAAAAATTAAATACTAAATTAAAACATACAACTAATTTAACTAAAAAACAAACTGAAAAATTAATTGAATTTTGTATAAAAACTAATTTAAATGATTTAAATGAAATTTATGAATTAATCGTCTTACTAAAGCAAAAAATGAAACATTGTGCAAAATGTAAAAGATTACAAGATTTAGATGTTTGCGAAATATGTAACAACAACACAAGAGAAAACAAAATATTACTTGTTTCAAAAGATAGTGATATTGACAAATTTGAAGCATTAGGAATTTATAAAGGAAAATATTTTGTTTTTTCAAGCATATATCAGCTAAAGAAAAACAATGATTTGTTTTATGAAGAATTTAATGATTTAATTAAACTTATAGATAAAAATACTGAAGTTATATTTGCATTGCCTTTTTCTTTAGAAGGCCAGTTAACTATGGAATATATCAAAAAGCTTTTGATTGAAAAATTTCCAACTATCTTTATTTATCAACTTTCAATTGGACTTCCAATTAATGCATCTGTTGAATATGCTGACCCTATAACTTTAAAGCAATCACTTTTGAACAAACAAAAAATGTAA
- a CDS encoding YbaB/EbfC family nucleoid-associated protein yields MNMNEMLKRAKKMQEQAAIEEAEIAKKEFTVEKQGIKVVLLGTRKIKSIKFNEVLIDPDDPELLEDLTMLAINEAIELIDDEYDELNSKFSAPGF; encoded by the coding sequence ATGAATATGAATGAAATGCTAAAAAGAGCAAAAAAAATGCAAGAACAAGCTGCAATTGAAGAAGCTGAAATTGCAAAAAAAGAATTTACTGTTGAAAAACAAGGGATTAAAGTTGTTCTTTTAGGCACAAGAAAAATTAAATCAATTAAATTTAATGAAGTATTAATTGATCCAGACGATCCAGAACTTTTAGAAGATTTAACAATGTTAGCAATTAATGAAGCTATTGAATTAATTGATGACGAATATGATGAATTAAATTCTAAATTCTCAGCACCAGGTTTCTAA